The nucleotide sequence AATCAAAACGGCAGTTTGAATGGTCATATGTAAACAACCTGCAATACGGGCACCCTTCAATGGTTGGACACCGGCGTAAGCCTTTCTGATAGCCATCAAACCTGGCATTTCATGTTCAGCTAATTCGATTTCCTTTCTACCGAAGGCGGCTAGGGAGATATCAGCGACTTTATAGTTTTGAGCTGGAGCAGACATTGTTGTAATTATATGGTGAGCTTGAGGTTctaaataatgaaaatgcaAAACGCAATTAAAAAAAAGGCAAGGGGTGTGAGTGTAATAAACGAAgagaatatatatacaatTCGAAGCAtcttaaaaatatttttttttttcagatATGTCTCGAGGAATTCATATGCCGTgcttttcctttttttagagaaaaaaaaaactttttCACTTCCACGGCGGGTAACACTTTTCACAGTTTTCGTTTAGCGCCGCAGCTTAAACGTTATCGCCGAGCAGAAAAGATGTAATACGCTTTATATTAGAATATGTATGCTATTTATTGCTATGGTATATCGAAAATTGAAATGTTTTTGATACTTGTGTCTATAATAGGAGCATTCCGACAGTGGTTGCTGCGCCAGTTGCAGTGACCACTGTCTCCGTCTCTTCATGAACGGGGATGGAATCTATCAATGATTCTACGTCCAGACTTTgtgatttttcaaagttcAACTTAGTTCCAACACTCTTGTTTGCTTTCTTGAGCGGTAATGAAGTAATCGAACTCTCTCGTTCTCTGGATTCTCTTTCTGAGAAGGCCACATCAGCTTTCTTACCCAAGGCCTCAAACTGGTTGTTTGCTTCATCAATTATTTCTTCCAGTTTTATTCTAGCATTGGAAATAATACCTTCTAGTGCTGTACTATCCGGTTCAGAATAATACAGAGTGTCGCGCATTTCAACCACTTCATGTtttaaatccaaaaatcTTTGCCATTTTTTAGCAGATTGTTCGAATAGCGGGtcatcatctaataattgaCCTGAGACGACGTCAAATTGGGCCATTCTTCTGGACCATTCGCTAATCATAATGTCCCCCCATTCTTCATAAACTTCCACATTCTCTTGATGAATAGTCTCCAATTTATATTGCATGCTATAAATGAATGGGTTAATTACAGTATCTTCCATTTCGTTGCGAAACTCGtcaatttggaaatggGCTTTCAGGAAAATGGAATCCATTAAGGGCCTTGAGACATATTCTAGGATCTTTCTTGTACCATTGCTGTCAAAATAAACTAATTCATTAGAGCTTGGGTCATATTTCGAAATGCAATCAATGtcttgaatatatttttcaattttatcaatttgTGATTCTATctcattctttaaattgttGAGTCGgatttccatttcattGGTAAAGTACTCTCCTTCCCTTTCAATACTTCTTTCTATTTCATCTTGAAATGCCAATAGTGCATTCGAGGATTTGCCTTCTACTGCATTTATCCAAGCGTTAAATTCATTGTTCAAGGCAACTTTTCTGTCTAATATACCATCGGCTTGATTTTCTAAATGGTAGCCATTTATGTCGGCGTTGATCGGAAGATTGTTCAATTCGATGGAATCTTCTAGCTTTTGATTTATGACCTCTTCATTGATGATGTCATCACTCTCTGGTTCCGTGTCCGTTTCTATCTCCGTCTCATTATCTGTCTCTCTTGCGCTACTCAATGTATCTTGATGAAGTGATTCAGATAAAGTGCCATTCAGCATTCCAGATGCGAaatcaaaggaaaaaaaCCCGTATTTTGATTTCaagtcttcaaattcatcatagCTTTCTAATTTCAGCCTCTCCATATAACGCCTAAtgtaaaataatataattcGTAAATGTTGTAATCTGGGTCCTAATTTAGCGTGAATCTTACAGCAAAGTTTATTACGTCTAATAAACAATAATGTATTTTCATAAAAGGGTGACAGTATctcattaataaaatacTCATATGCTGATAAAATTCTCAACCACACACTATGTGATACTGGATGAATTTTTACATTCGAACAAAATTGCCCGGTCCATGAAACCAACTCGGCCAAATAAGGCTCAATAGTGGTCACATAATCAATTTTAAGATTATGAAGAGAAGATACCACTATTCCCTTATACATTTTCATATATGGTACCAGCAAAGAACCAGAAACAGCATTGGTAGAGTCATTATTTGCAGAAATGTAGTAATGTGAGACAACGATTACTAATCCGATGATAGCACCGAGGAtctttcttgatatttgCATTTTTAGCAATGTAGCATGCAAATGATCCTACTGTGTGGAAGCTAAGTTGTTATCTACTCGTCGAAGTTATGTGTTAATTGATGCTCTTCGAAGAACTCCATTGTTCAAGTCTGACGATGGCTTCTATTTACATTTTACTCAACCGAGATGCCAGTTACCCAATCCGACGTAAGAAACGACCAACATGTAATATGCAAAATAACGAAATAACTTTAAAAA is from Naumovozyma castellii chromosome 6, complete genome and encodes:
- the OSW7 gene encoding Osw7p (ancestral locus Anc_3.546); amino-acid sequence: MQISRKILGAIIGLVIVVSHYYISANNDSTNAVSGSLLVPYMKMYKGIVVSSLHNLKIDYVTTIEPYLAELVSWTGQFCSNVKIHPVSHSVWLRILSAYEYFINEILSPFYENTLLFIRRNKLCCKIHAKLGPRLQHLRIILFYIRRYMERLKLESYDEFEDLKSKYGFFSFDFASGMLNGTLSESLHQDTLSSARETDNETEIETDTEPESDDIINEEVINQKLEDSIELNNLPINADINGYHLENQADGILDRKVALNNEFNAWINAVEGKSSNALLAFQDEIERSIEREGEYFTNEMEIRLNNLKNEIESQIDKIEKYIQDIDCISKYDPSSNELVYFDSNGTRKILEYVSRPLMDSIFLKAHFQIDEFRNEMEDTVINPFIYSMQYKLETIHQENVEVYEEWGDIMISEWSRRMAQFDVVSGQLLDDDPLFEQSAKKWQRFLDLKHEVVEMRDTLYYSEPDSTALEGIISNARIKLEEIIDEANNQFEALGKKADVAFSERESRERESSITSLPLKKANKSVGTKLNFEKSQSLDVESLIDSIPVHEETETVVTATGAATTVGMLLL